Proteins encoded in a region of the Paraburkholderia azotifigens genome:
- a CDS encoding CpaF family protein has translation MTLREQFFDQGGASAQDENLSRNRMARRAYQELKRNVHQAIIDRVELEKLQRLSTEQIQHELAQLVERIVEEDNVPINEVERRQLVRDVRDEMLGFGPLEALLADPTVSDILVNTYKHVYVERRGKLEMTDVTFYDDAHLMKVIEKIVSRVGRRVDESNPMVDARLPDGSRMNAIIPPSAVDGPLMSIRRFAVNPLSVKDLIEYQSVTPPMMQLLEALSAAKVNVLISGGTGSGKTTLLNVLSGFIPSDERIVTIEDAAELQLRQMHVLRLETRPPNIEGKGEITQRSLVRNALRMRPDRIILGEVRGAEALDMLQAMNTGHEGSLATIHANTPRDALTRLENMIGMAGLNLPPKSARHQISSAIGVIVQAARLTDGRRKITSISEITGMEGDIINMQEIFTFKRSGVDKDGKVCGHFCATGVRPKFSERLQAFGVAVPDTLYDPTRHYPV, from the coding sequence TTGACGTTGCGCGAACAGTTTTTCGATCAGGGTGGTGCGTCCGCCCAGGATGAGAACCTCAGCCGCAACCGGATGGCCAGGCGCGCGTATCAGGAGCTCAAGAGAAACGTCCACCAGGCCATCATCGATCGCGTCGAGCTGGAAAAGCTGCAGCGTCTTTCGACCGAACAGATCCAGCATGAACTGGCACAGCTGGTCGAGCGCATCGTTGAAGAAGACAACGTGCCGATCAACGAGGTCGAGCGGCGGCAGCTCGTGCGCGACGTGCGCGACGAGATGCTCGGCTTCGGCCCGCTCGAAGCGCTACTGGCCGATCCAACTGTCTCCGACATTCTCGTCAACACGTACAAACATGTTTATGTAGAACGGCGAGGCAAGCTGGAAATGACGGACGTGACGTTCTACGACGATGCGCATCTGATGAAAGTGATCGAGAAGATCGTGTCGCGCGTGGGCCGCCGTGTCGATGAGTCGAACCCGATGGTCGATGCACGTCTGCCGGACGGTTCGCGCATGAACGCGATCATTCCGCCATCGGCCGTTGACGGGCCCTTGATGTCCATTCGCAGGTTCGCGGTCAATCCGCTGAGCGTGAAAGACCTGATCGAGTACCAAAGCGTCACGCCGCCGATGATGCAGCTGCTCGAAGCGCTGTCCGCTGCGAAGGTGAACGTACTGATTTCGGGCGGCACGGGCAGCGGCAAGACGACTCTGCTCAACGTGCTGTCTGGATTCATCCCGTCGGACGAACGGATCGTCACGATCGAAGATGCGGCCGAGCTCCAGTTGCGCCAGATGCACGTGCTGCGGCTCGAGACGCGTCCGCCCAACATCGAGGGAAAGGGCGAGATCACGCAGCGCTCGCTGGTGCGCAATGCACTGCGGATGCGGCCAGACCGGATCATCCTCGGCGAAGTGCGCGGCGCGGAGGCGCTGGACATGCTGCAGGCCATGAACACCGGCCACGAAGGTTCGCTTGCAACAATACACGCCAACACGCCGCGCGATGCGCTGACGCGACTCGAAAACATGATCGGCATGGCGGGGCTGAATCTGCCGCCGAAGTCCGCACGCCACCAGATCAGCTCGGCGATCGGTGTCATCGTCCAGGCCGCCCGTCTGACGGATGGGCGCCGCAAGATCACCAGCATCTCGGAAATTACCGGCATGGAAGGCGACATCATCAACATGCAGGAGATCTTCACGTTCAAGCGCTCCGGAGTCGACAAGGACGGGAAGGTGTGCGGGCATTTCTGCGCGACGGGCGTGCGCCCGAAGTTCTCCGAGCGGCTGCAGGCGTTCGGTGTCGCGGTGCCTGATACGTTGTACGACCCGACCCGGCACTATCCGGTGTAA
- a CDS encoding type II secretion system F family protein, whose translation MNFAFYAFVILVFFSIILLIEATYLWWQSKHSSEAKRIESRIRMMSAGGHGNDKAVSILKQREFSASPLLTRLLLWVPRIHSVDRWLVQSGLNWSVGKFVAYTVFPPLVVWLAGTIVYVPILALLAAMLVASMIATFKVSRAKKKRMKQFEEQLPEAADMIGRSLRAGHSFSTALGMVGDEMPEPIGSEFRTAFDQINFGVSLNDALGGLANRIPISDLRYFVIAILIQRESGGNLAEILGNISQIIRARLALLGKVRVLSAEGRLSAWVLGILPFVVAFLISILNPGFLRVLWTDPTGIKLVGAALVMMVFGAIWMRKIIRIHV comes from the coding sequence ATGAACTTCGCATTCTATGCATTTGTCATTCTGGTGTTCTTTTCGATCATCCTGCTGATCGAGGCCACCTATCTCTGGTGGCAAAGCAAGCACAGCAGTGAGGCAAAGCGCATCGAGAGCCGTATCCGCATGATGTCCGCCGGCGGACACGGCAATGACAAGGCGGTGTCGATTCTCAAGCAGCGTGAGTTTAGCGCATCGCCGCTGTTGACCCGGCTTCTGCTGTGGGTGCCGCGCATTCACTCGGTGGACCGCTGGCTGGTTCAATCCGGGCTGAACTGGTCGGTGGGAAAGTTTGTCGCTTACACCGTGTTCCCGCCGCTCGTGGTATGGCTCGCAGGAACCATAGTCTACGTGCCGATACTGGCGCTTCTCGCCGCGATGCTCGTCGCCAGCATGATCGCGACGTTCAAGGTCAGCCGCGCGAAGAAGAAGCGTATGAAGCAGTTCGAGGAACAGTTGCCCGAGGCTGCCGACATGATCGGCAGGTCGCTTCGGGCCGGACATTCATTCTCGACAGCGCTCGGCATGGTCGGCGATGAAATGCCCGAGCCGATCGGCAGCGAGTTTCGCACGGCGTTCGATCAGATCAATTTCGGCGTATCGCTCAATGATGCGCTGGGCGGGCTCGCGAACCGCATACCGATCAGCGACCTGCGCTATTTCGTGATCGCGATTCTGATCCAGCGGGAGAGCGGCGGCAACCTGGCTGAAATTCTCGGCAACATCAGCCAGATCATCCGAGCCCGGCTGGCGCTGCTCGGCAAGGTCAGGGTGCTGTCGGCTGAAGGGCGGCTGTCGGCGTGGGTTCTGGGAATTCTGCCGTTTGTGGTGGCGTTCCTGATCTCCATTCTGAATCCGGGCTTCCTTCGGGTGCTGTGGACCGACCCGACTGGCATCAAGCTGGTTGGCGCGGCGCTTGTCATGATGGTGTTCGGCGCGATCTGGATGCGCAAAATCATCCGTATTCACGTTTAA